CAGCTGCTTCCCTCCTGGCGCACACATGTTTGACGATCACCTGAGAGCAGTCCTCGCAGTTCACCGTGCAGCACCAGTGGAATTTACATTTGCAGCTTCTCACTACCTCCGTGCGCCTCTCCTCCACCTTCAGGCCGCATTCATGACACAACCTGCGGCAGCTGCGCCTCTCCCACTGGGTAAGCCCCTCTCCGTTCTGCAGGCACTCCCGGCCCTCGGTGCCGTACAGCCCCACGCTGGTGTTCCTCCTGCAGTAGTCCGGGGAGTCCTCCAGGTAGATGAGCTCCGTCTGGGCCACGCTGCCGAACGTGTCCACGATGGCTCCTCGGTTATCCGCGCTGTTGCCAGCACGCATGCGCTTCTTGTTGATGTCAAGTTTCTGCGCTTGGCTGTGTTTCATCTTCAAGTAGTTGCCGATTTCTCTGAAATCTGGCAGCTGAGTCCAGCAGGTTTGGACGCTGCAGCTCTCAGACATGCCGTGACATCTACAGATGCGCCTCATCGTTGCCTTTACTGCCTGTTGAAAACATGGCAAAGTTACAAACAATTCATAATGATTTAATGTCAGACACATGCTTGTGGTGGGAGAAGCACTCACCAGGCGCCCGGCGGCGTTGTTGTGTAGGTTGACTGCAGCCCGGGAGTCCTGACCTGTCTCCTGCGCGTCTACGTATTGTTTGGAAATCCTCTCTCCGAAATCCACGTTATCACTACAGCCACCCCACAGCCAGCCACTACCACCTGCACACAACATATCAATTAAATATAATTCGTTTTCTGTGCTTGTCATAAGATAATTACATTTGGGTGCAAAACTTACCAATTTTACCGTTCTTGGAGACATCACAGCCGCAGTTTTCGAGGTCTCCCAGACTACAGTTCCTGGTCAGAGTGTACATGACCCCCGCTGCACTTATGGCGTGGACGAATGAAGTCTCTCTAGTGGCTGTAAATAGGATAAGGTGtgatcaaaaaacaaaaatttgCCACCATaacttttcacaataaaaaaatcgATTAGGTTTGCACTTGATCAAGCATAATTAGAAGCAATGCAACTTGTGTAACTATTTGGCCCACATTCGTTTTTATTTATGGACCGCAATACAGCACACGTCTT
The DNA window shown above is from Eleginops maclovinus isolate JMC-PN-2008 ecotype Puerto Natales chromosome 23, JC_Emac_rtc_rv5, whole genome shotgun sequence and carries:
- the LOC134859945 gene encoding protein Wnt-8a-like, with protein sequence MVHLLFWLLTLLYNMCPGHAWVASNFLMTGPKAYLTYARSVQEGAMTGIEECRHQFAWDRWNCPDSATQFRGLRRATRETSFVHAISAAGVMYTLTRNCSLGDLENCGCDVSKNGKIGGSGWLWGGCSDNVDFGERISKQYVDAQETGQDSRAAVNLHNNAAGRLAVKATMRRICRCHGMSESCSVQTCWTQLPDFREIGNYLKMKHSQAQKLDINKKRMRAGNSADNRGAIVDTFGSVAQTELIYLEDSPDYCRRNTSVGLYGTEGRECLQNGEGLTQWERRSCRRLCHECGLKVEERRTEVVRSCKCKFHWCCTVNCEDCSQVIVKHVCARREAADGQGFRRRYRGPK